The Flavobacteriales bacterium genomic interval CGTTGAGCCTTTGCTGATCAACTCAATGATCGGAATCATGATGTAAACAAAAACAGGAAGAAACCACGACCACATTCCCTTCTCATAAAGCGCATAGAATCCGACAACGGGAATCAGAAAGACAAACAAGTATTTAAGTGCTCTGAATTTTGGCATGATGAGTAAAATTTGGTTGACACTAAAGTAGAAAGAAAAATCCATTAGTAAACTATTTTTCATTTTTAGTTTACCTTTGTTGTGATGGGAAGACAATCTGTAGCGAAAAAACGAATTAAGGACCCGATAAAACGGGATGCTTGGATTGAACAGCTTCTGCCCTACTTCATCCAGAACGGCATTAAAGCAACACCGATCGATGAGGTTGTTTCCATTCTTGGAAAATCGAAAGCCACGGTTTACAAGCACTTCGAATCGCACCACGAGATCGTTTCATTGGTCATTGCGCGGAAGCTGAACGACCTGAAGCATTTTGTTCCAATTCTCGGTGATCCATCAAAGACATATCAAGAACGCTATGTGCTGGCTGTTGCCTATATCTCCAAACATTTGGGAGATGTGAGTAACGTTTTCCTCTCCGACCTGAAAGAGATCTATCCAGACCTGTGGAATCTTATCAACTCCTTCAAACTAATGGCTTTGAATGAACTGCGAACCTTTTACATCAGCGGCATCCAGGACGGAACGTTTGAAGACATCAATCCTGACCTGATGGTATTGAGTGACGAACTTTTCTTCGATGCGCTGACCAATCCCGAATACCTCACTTCCAAAGGGCTGAATCTTCAGGCTGCGTTTGAAAGCTATTTCAAGATGCGATTCAACGGTATTTTGAAGCGCAGCTGAACAACTCAACGCACGTACCTTCGCCAACATGAAAGTTGCCGTAATCGGAGGTGGTGCCGCTGGATTCTTCGCTGCCATTCACGTGAGGGAGAATCATCCGAATGCCTCTGTTACCATCTTCGAGAAATCGCAGAAGGTGTTGGCCAAAGTGAAGGTTTCGGGAGGTGGAAGATGCAACGTCACCAACGGAACCGATTCCATTACCGAACTGGCCAAGGGATATCCACGAGGCGAAAGACAGCTTAAGAAAGCCTTTTCGGTTTTTAATAATCGAGACACACAAACGTGGTTCGAAAAACGTGGCGTGAAACTCTACACACAACCCGACAATCGGGTTTTCCCCACGTCAAATGACTCGCAGACCATCATTGATTGTCTGTTGAATGAAACCAAACGACTTGGA includes:
- a CDS encoding TetR family transcriptional regulator; translation: MGRQSVAKKRIKDPIKRDAWIEQLLPYFIQNGIKATPIDEVVSILGKSKATVYKHFESHHEIVSLVIARKLNDLKHFVPILGDPSKTYQERYVLAVAYISKHLGDVSNVFLSDLKEIYPDLWNLINSFKLMALNELRTFYISGIQDGTFEDINPDLMVLSDELFFDALTNPEYLTSKGLNLQAAFESYFKMRFNGILKRS